In Desulfovibrio sp. 86, the following proteins share a genomic window:
- a CDS encoding HD domain-containing protein translates to MHLKIRHSMAVLENARRMAACENFSSVQRRVCLLAALYHDLGRFEQYLRFHTFKDKESCDHGQMGVRILKQQKRLNDETPLVRKAVLAAVALHNRFALPRGLPELTATAAHVVRDADKLDILRVMDEHLSGPGPYNPTVVLSLPDTPGVYSEAVLRAAREGRVAAYADLRSVNDFRLLLGTWFFDMHFASSRRQFVEDGHALNLLRGLPEHAPYGQVRQVMLEKLEALREAASS, encoded by the coding sequence ATGCACCTGAAAATACGGCACAGCATGGCTGTATTGGAGAATGCCAGGCGCATGGCTGCCTGCGAGAATTTTTCTTCCGTGCAGCGGCGCGTCTGCCTGCTTGCTGCGCTGTATCATGATCTGGGACGGTTCGAGCAGTATTTGCGGTTTCATACCTTCAAGGACAAAGAGTCGTGCGATCACGGCCAGATGGGGGTGCGCATCCTCAAGCAGCAAAAGCGCCTCAATGATGAAACCCCTCTTGTGCGCAAAGCAGTGTTGGCTGCGGTGGCGCTGCACAACCGTTTCGCCTTGCCCAGGGGCTTGCCGGAACTTACGGCCACAGCCGCCCATGTTGTGCGCGACGCCGACAAACTGGATATTCTGCGCGTCATGGACGAACACCTGAGCGGGCCAGGCCCGTACAATCCCACAGTTGTGCTGAGCCTGCCCGATACGCCCGGCGTTTACAGCGAGGCAGTGCTGCGGGCGGCGCGTGAGGGACGTGTGGCGGCCTATGCCGACCTGCGCAGCGTCAATGATTTTCGCCTGCTGCTGGGGACCTGGTTTTTCGACATGCATTTCGCCTCAAGCCGCCGTCAGTTTGTGGAGGACGGCCATGCCCTGAACCTTTTGCGAGGTCTGCCCGAACACGCTCCCTACGGACAGGTCAGGCAGGTGATGCTTGAAAAACTTGAAGCGCTGCGTGAAGCGGCATCATCCTGA
- a CDS encoding DUF3179 domain-containing protein, whose translation MLMAKKSPVRLKRPALSRIFLGLFLPLLMLLVCLPEAQARPKSMEELAAIMGKLVETGVSYGAIPSLYRPRYDRVIDADLNTSAEEVVFVVMLPNGPHIYPQRFMVWHQVVNEVVDDVAYAITYCPTTGTLMAYNASMGGLNLIFDVEGRLYDGNSVLIDRNSGSLWLQETGMAFDGPLMGRGLPTVPVFWTNWGAARSVYPNAPVMGKPAGTRPYGRDPYGNYLRKGNYYDNDRLIYPVQRMDKRFPRKAHMLCLEYEGYLLAIDVAYVKKKGAVNFFAGPHALLATHDAKLNVVRVFNRQIWAEPFLFISRYGKLMDLKTRSIWDPSTGAAVEGNMKGASMPEYFGGYSMWFAWYSINPETLTVPGPGVVPENLLSPDAPGSDGRTAPAPAASPISTTPAGQ comes from the coding sequence ATGCTTATGGCAAAAAAATCCCCTGTCCGCTTGAAGCGTCCCGCGCTTTCCCGCATTTTTCTCGGGCTCTTTCTGCCGCTGCTGATGCTGCTCGTCTGCCTGCCCGAAGCCCAGGCCCGCCCAAAAAGTATGGAGGAACTGGCGGCCATTATGGGCAAGCTGGTGGAAACCGGCGTCTCATACGGGGCCATTCCCTCGCTGTACAGACCCCGCTATGACCGCGTTATCGATGCCGACCTCAACACCAGCGCCGAAGAAGTCGTTTTTGTGGTCATGCTGCCCAATGGGCCGCACATCTACCCGCAACGATTCATGGTCTGGCATCAGGTGGTCAACGAGGTGGTTGATGATGTGGCCTACGCCATTACCTACTGTCCCACCACAGGCACGCTGATGGCCTACAACGCCTCCATGGGCGGTCTTAATCTTATTTTTGACGTTGAAGGCCGCCTTTACGACGGCAACAGCGTTCTCATTGACCGAAATTCGGGCAGCCTGTGGCTGCAGGAAACAGGCATGGCCTTTGACGGCCCCCTTATGGGCAGAGGTCTGCCTACCGTTCCCGTATTCTGGACCAACTGGGGTGCGGCCCGCAGCGTGTATCCCAATGCGCCGGTTATGGGCAAGCCTGCCGGAACCCGCCCTTACGGCCGTGATCCTTACGGCAATTATCTGCGCAAGGGGAACTATTACGACAACGACAGGCTCATCTACCCTGTTCAGCGGATGGACAAGCGCTTTCCACGCAAGGCCCATATGCTTTGCCTGGAATATGAAGGCTATTTGCTGGCCATTGATGTGGCCTATGTGAAGAAAAAGGGCGCGGTGAATTTTTTTGCAGGGCCGCACGCTCTACTGGCCACGCACGATGCCAAGCTCAACGTGGTGCGCGTGTTCAACCGCCAGATATGGGCCGAACCCTTCCTGTTCATCAGCCGTTACGGCAAACTTATGGATCTGAAGACCCGCAGCATATGGGATCCCTCAACAGGCGCGGCCGTTGAGGGCAACATGAAGGGTGCGTCAATGCCGGAATACTTCGGTGGCTATTCCATGTGGTTTGCATGGTACAGCATCAACCCCGAAACGCTTACCGTGCCGGGGCCCGGCGTTGTGCCCGAAAACCTGCTTTCGCCCGATGCACCCGGTAGTGACGGCCGTACCGCGCCTGCTCCTGCGGCTTCGCCCATCTCCACGACGCCTGCGGGTCAGTGA
- the rfbD gene encoding dTDP-4-dehydrorhamnose reductase, protein MAKALILGGATGLLGQALVHVLTARGWQVETLGRQDGDMLNFDFLQSRLNAVHADVVFNAVGYTAVDAAEDDAEAAGELNRALPDALAHILRSLGHGHLIHYSTDFVFSGHGETPLTESDEVHPQSVYGRTKLEGEQAVLRSLPERSCVLRTAWLFGPGRKNFVDTIVAACVKRDAINVVYDQVGSPTYSMDLAQWSAALAEKQATGLWHAVNSGQASWCELACESIALAAASCRVVPIDSSQWPQKARRPAFSVLNNSKLSAFLGKKPRPWPQALRDYIYSDYLPTHRKEKDLR, encoded by the coding sequence ATGGCAAAGGCGCTGATTTTGGGAGGCGCAACCGGTCTGCTGGGGCAGGCTCTTGTGCATGTACTTACGGCACGGGGCTGGCAGGTTGAGACATTGGGGCGGCAAGACGGCGACATGCTGAATTTTGATTTTCTGCAATCCCGCCTGAATGCGGTTCACGCCGATGTGGTTTTTAATGCCGTGGGCTATACCGCTGTGGACGCCGCCGAAGATGACGCTGAAGCTGCCGGTGAGCTTAACCGGGCCTTGCCGGACGCGCTGGCCCACATTCTACGCTCGCTCGGGCACGGGCATCTGATCCATTACAGCACAGACTTTGTCTTTTCCGGTCATGGCGAAACGCCCCTGACCGAAAGTGATGAAGTGCACCCGCAGTCCGTATATGGCCGCACCAAGCTGGAAGGCGAACAGGCCGTGCTGCGCAGCCTGCCTGAACGCTCCTGCGTACTGCGCACGGCCTGGCTTTTCGGCCCGGGGCGAAAAAATTTTGTGGACACCATTGTGGCAGCTTGTGTGAAACGTGACGCCATCAATGTTGTGTACGATCAGGTAGGCTCACCAACCTACAGCATGGATCTGGCCCAATGGAGCGCCGCGCTGGCCGAAAAGCAGGCCACGGGCCTTTGGCACGCCGTCAACAGCGGCCAAGCCAGTTGGTGTGAGCTGGCGTGTGAATCCATTGCGCTGGCTGCGGCATCCTGCCGGGTTGTGCCCATTGATTCGAGCCAGTGGCCGCAAAAAGCGCGACGCCCGGCATTTTCCGTACTGAATAACAGCAAACTGAGCGCATTTCTTGGCAAAAAACCCCGCCCCTGGCCTCAGGCATTGCGCGACTATATCTACAGCGATTACCTGCCCACGCACCGCAAGGAAAAGGATCTGCGTTGA
- a CDS encoding sirohydrochlorin cobaltochelatase, translating to MRRAILLVAFGASSAQGQNALKGFDALVRQHYPGIPVRWAYTSLLLRERLAQARQKSDSVRKALQRLSFERFTHVAVQPLQTIPGREHGEVCAAVDEAMSNDNLCCRVGVPLLSTEEDLHATTQAILRHLPPERIAGEDVVFMGHGAEHQAVARYADLAQAVYALDPHVHVGAMNGAVLLEDILPRLTSERVWLMPLLSVVGNHALKDMAGQGGTSWRGRVEALGHQCVPVLKGTAEYAGFAEIWLRHLDYAAQTCFEFA from the coding sequence ATGAGACGTGCGATTTTATTGGTAGCTTTTGGCGCAAGCAGCGCTCAGGGACAAAATGCCCTCAAGGGATTTGACGCTCTGGTGCGCCAGCATTACCCTGGAATTCCCGTGCGTTGGGCCTACACTTCTCTTTTGTTGCGCGAACGCCTGGCCCAGGCCAGGCAGAAGAGCGATTCCGTCCGTAAAGCTTTGCAGCGTCTTTCTTTCGAGCGTTTTACGCACGTGGCGGTGCAGCCCCTGCAGACCATTCCGGGGCGCGAGCATGGCGAAGTGTGCGCGGCGGTGGATGAGGCCATGTCCAATGACAACCTCTGCTGCCGCGTAGGGGTGCCCCTGCTGTCCACGGAAGAAGACCTGCATGCGACGACACAGGCCATTTTGCGCCATTTGCCCCCTGAGCGGATAGCGGGAGAAGACGTGGTCTTTATGGGCCACGGAGCAGAACATCAGGCTGTGGCCCGGTATGCCGATTTGGCGCAGGCCGTGTATGCGCTTGACCCGCACGTGCATGTGGGGGCCATGAACGGCGCTGTGCTGCTTGAAGATATTTTACCCCGTCTGACGTCTGAGCGCGTGTGGCTCATGCCTTTGCTCTCCGTTGTGGGCAATCATGCCCTCAAGGATATGGCAGGCCAGGGCGGTACGTCCTGGCGCGGCAGGGTTGAGGCATTGGGGCACCAGTGTGTTCCCGTGTTGAAAGGTACGGCGGAATACGCCGGTTTTGCTGAAATATGGTTGCGGCATCTGGATTATGCCGCCCAAACCTGTTTCGAATTTGCATGA
- a CDS encoding menaquinone biosynthetic enzyme MqnA/MqnD family protein encodes MNSPQQRPPLRMGRIGYLNVLPVYHPLEAGILPHDFELVSGPPALLNNMMARGELHVSSTSCFEYACRPERYYLVEDLSIGSRGPVMSVLLLSRVPLDQLDGQEILISGETHTSVALLRLLMQDRYKLNVTYSTGQVTPALRGDNPPTAFLAIGDEALRLRNHADYPYRLDMAEAWRDWTGLPFIFGLWVVSRAAADAGLFATDPGELLRQGRDWGLTHMDVILDLTGHGCPLSRDELAFYYSNGLVYSLGEEEQRGLKLFYDKLAAARMIPAAPPLEFFRL; translated from the coding sequence ATGAACAGTCCCCAACAGCGGCCTCCGCTGCGCATGGGCCGTATCGGCTATCTGAACGTTCTTCCAGTCTATCATCCGCTTGAAGCGGGCATCCTGCCCCACGACTTTGAGCTGGTATCCGGCCCGCCCGCCCTGCTCAACAACATGATGGCCCGTGGCGAGCTGCACGTGTCGTCCACATCCTGCTTTGAATATGCCTGCCGACCGGAACGCTATTACCTTGTGGAGGACCTTTCCATAGGTTCACGCGGCCCGGTCATGAGCGTTCTTCTGCTTTCGCGCGTCCCCCTGGACCAACTGGACGGGCAGGAAATTCTGATCAGCGGCGAAACGCATACCTCTGTGGCCTTGCTGCGCCTGCTCATGCAAGACCGCTACAAACTCAACGTCACCTACAGTACCGGGCAGGTCACGCCCGCCCTGCGTGGCGACAATCCGCCAACAGCCTTTTTGGCCATAGGCGACGAAGCCCTGCGCCTGCGCAACCATGCCGACTACCCCTACCGCCTTGATATGGCTGAAGCGTGGCGTGACTGGACAGGACTGCCCTTTATTTTCGGCCTCTGGGTGGTAAGCAGGGCTGCCGCCGACGCAGGCCTTTTCGCCACTGATCCGGGAGAACTCCTGCGCCAGGGACGGGATTGGGGCCTGACCCATATGGACGTGATACTTGATCTTACAGGACACGGCTGCCCGCTGAGCAGGGACGAACTGGCCTTCTACTACAGCAACGGGCTTGTCTACAGCCTCGGTGAAGAAGAGCAGCGCGGCCTGAAACTTTTTTACGACAAGCTTGCGGCTGCCCGTATGATTCCCGCGGCACCGCCATTGGAATTTTTCAGGCTGTGA
- the mqnC gene encoding cyclic dehypoxanthinyl futalosine synthase: MSIFTPAHSPFEEESPAFADVREAAALAASGQRLDRSAAEALYYKASLHTLAQLAHGMRMRMHPEPVVTYVGDRNINYSNVCVCACRFCAFFRAPDHEDGYVISREEMAQKVEETLALGGTQILLQGGHHPDLPLEWYEDLLRWLRQTWPQLHIHAFSPPEIFFWAEKFNLSVTEVLRRLKDAGLHSLPGGGAEILHTGVRAQVSPNKCTAEQWLDVMEQAHKLGLRTTATMMFGHEESPAHRLDHLFAVREVQDRTQGFTAFIPWTFQPAHTRIQVDPLPAPAYLRLLAVSRLVLDNIVNIQASWVTMGPHVAQLALFYGANDFGSLMIEENVVAAAGVSFQMSRADIHKVIRAAGFTPVQRTMDYRPVEPQPSV; the protein is encoded by the coding sequence GTGAGCATCTTTACCCCCGCACACAGCCCCTTTGAGGAAGAAAGCCCGGCCTTTGCCGATGTTCGCGAGGCGGCGGCACTGGCGGCCAGCGGCCAGAGGCTTGATCGCTCCGCCGCTGAAGCCCTGTACTACAAGGCCAGCCTCCATACGCTGGCGCAACTGGCGCATGGCATGCGCATGCGCATGCATCCCGAACCCGTTGTCACCTACGTGGGCGACCGCAATATCAACTATTCCAACGTGTGCGTCTGCGCCTGCCGGTTCTGCGCCTTTTTTCGCGCGCCGGATCATGAAGACGGCTACGTCATCAGCCGGGAAGAAATGGCCCAAAAGGTGGAAGAAACCCTGGCCCTTGGCGGAACACAGATTCTCCTTCAGGGCGGACACCATCCGGACCTTCCCCTTGAGTGGTATGAAGACCTTTTGCGCTGGTTGCGGCAAACATGGCCGCAACTGCACATTCACGCCTTTTCACCGCCGGAAATCTTCTTTTGGGCAGAAAAATTCAATCTTTCCGTGACGGAAGTGCTGCGCCGCCTGAAAGACGCCGGACTGCACTCCCTGCCCGGCGGCGGGGCGGAAATCCTGCATACCGGCGTCAGGGCCCAGGTTTCGCCCAATAAATGCACGGCCGAACAGTGGCTCGACGTTATGGAACAAGCCCACAAGCTGGGCTTGCGCACCACGGCCACCATGATGTTCGGACACGAAGAATCCCCGGCCCACCGGCTTGACCACCTTTTTGCCGTGCGTGAAGTACAGGACAGGACACAGGGGTTCACGGCCTTCATCCCCTGGACTTTCCAGCCTGCGCATACGCGCATTCAGGTTGATCCCCTGCCCGCGCCCGCCTATTTGCGTCTGCTGGCCGTCTCGCGCCTGGTGCTCGACAACATCGTCAACATCCAGGCATCGTGGGTGACCATGGGGCCGCACGTTGCCCAACTGGCCCTTTTTTATGGCGCCAACGATTTCGGCTCGCTGATGATCGAAGAAAACGTCGTGGCTGCGGCCGGAGTGTCTTTTCAGATGAGCCGGGCCGACATCCACAAGGTCATCCGCGCCGCCGGGTTTACGCCGGTACAACGCACCATGGACTACAGGCCCGTAGAGCCCCAGCCTTCGGTATAA
- the mqnE gene encoding aminofutalosine synthase MqnE, with amino-acid sequence MLDAAYYAALGLSSIHEKVLAGQRLSFDDGLALFRCPDITAVGALALHVRCRLHGHKAFYVVNRQINYTNVCVNGCTFCAFRRDAESDPGAFAMSLDDVMARLRAADATPLQLDELHIVGGCHPTRPLSWFEDMLRAVRAFNPDLPVKAFTAVEIEHFSRLEGISSLEVLHRLQAAGLVMMPGGGAEIFDEELRPKICPHKADAAAWLRISGEAHSLGIKTNCTMLFGHLETYEHRVDHLCRLREQQDKSGGFTCFIPLPFLTDNSLLKLPEDKVGPQRGLDQLRTVAVSRLMLDNIPHLKAYWIMMGPKLAPVALWYGADDLDGTIIEERIGHMAGAQSAQGMTIDELEHLIRSSGFTPVRRNATFNIMNDTDSPEARQ; translated from the coding sequence ATGTTAGACGCTGCATACTACGCCGCACTGGGCCTTTCGTCCATCCATGAAAAAGTGCTTGCCGGGCAACGGCTGAGCTTTGACGACGGCCTTGCCCTGTTCCGCTGCCCCGACATTACCGCCGTGGGAGCCCTTGCCCTGCACGTGCGCTGCCGGCTGCACGGGCACAAGGCTTTTTATGTGGTAAACAGGCAGATCAACTACACCAATGTTTGCGTCAATGGCTGTACCTTCTGCGCCTTCCGCCGTGATGCCGAAAGCGACCCCGGCGCGTTCGCCATGAGCCTTGACGATGTAATGGCCCGCCTGCGTGCTGCCGACGCCACCCCCCTGCAACTGGATGAGCTCCATATTGTGGGCGGTTGCCATCCCACGCGCCCCTTGTCCTGGTTTGAGGACATGCTGCGCGCTGTGCGGGCCTTTAATCCTGATCTGCCGGTAAAAGCTTTTACCGCCGTGGAAATCGAACATTTCTCGCGCCTTGAGGGCATCAGCTCCCTTGAAGTGCTGCACAGGCTGCAAGCCGCTGGGCTCGTCATGATGCCCGGCGGCGGCGCTGAAATTTTTGATGAAGAACTGCGCCCCAAAATCTGCCCGCACAAGGCGGACGCCGCCGCGTGGTTGCGCATATCTGGTGAAGCGCACAGTCTGGGCATCAAGACCAACTGCACCATGCTTTTTGGACACCTTGAGACCTATGAGCACCGCGTCGACCATCTTTGCCGTCTGCGTGAGCAGCAGGACAAAAGCGGCGGATTCACCTGCTTTATTCCCCTGCCCTTCCTGACGGACAACAGCCTTCTCAAGCTGCCTGAAGACAAGGTCGGGCCGCAGCGCGGCCTTGATCAACTGCGCACCGTGGCTGTTTCGCGCCTTATGCTGGACAATATCCCCCACCTCAAGGCCTATTGGATAATGATGGGTCCCAAGCTGGCCCCTGTGGCCCTTTGGTACGGCGCGGACGATCTGGACGGCACAATCATTGAGGAACGCATAGGCCATATGGCCGGGGCCCAGTCCGCCCAGGGCATGACCATTGACGAACTGGAGCATCTCATACGCTCTTCCGGCTTTACCCCCGTGCGCCGTAACGCCACGTTCAACATCATGAATGACACAGACAGCCCGGAGGCGCGCCAGTGA
- a CDS encoding 1,4-dihydroxy-6-naphthoate synthase, whose translation MSSVFPQNTFQSLRFGLSPCPNDTYIFHALLHGIVPAPAALRPHMADVEELNTLAQKGQLEVTKLSLGVVAEVMDRYALLSSGAALGWGCGPLVVARKGLTPDDWKNATVAVPGLLTTANLLLTLHGGFQGPRQEMLFSDVMPAVARGEADLGLVIHEGRFTYEKLGLTKVLDLGQWWEGEFHLPLPLGAIAVRRDMPLPLARRVQSAITGSLAYANAHPDTSRDYIRSHAQEMDENVTRAHIKTFVTDFSLDLGASGRTAIEHLVGRAADMAGKKLPAEGLFLR comes from the coding sequence ATGTCTTCAGTTTTTCCGCAAAACACGTTCCAGAGCCTGAGGTTCGGACTTTCACCCTGCCCCAACGACACATATATTTTTCACGCCCTGCTGCACGGTATCGTGCCCGCGCCAGCGGCTCTACGTCCACACATGGCGGACGTTGAAGAACTGAACACGCTGGCCCAGAAAGGCCAGCTTGAGGTTACCAAGCTTTCACTTGGCGTTGTGGCGGAGGTTATGGACAGGTACGCGCTTTTGTCATCAGGGGCGGCCCTGGGCTGGGGGTGCGGCCCTCTTGTAGTTGCCCGCAAAGGTCTGACGCCAGACGACTGGAAAAACGCCACTGTGGCCGTGCCCGGATTGCTGACCACCGCCAATCTTTTGCTTACCCTGCACGGCGGTTTTCAGGGGCCCAGACAGGAAATGCTGTTCAGCGACGTCATGCCCGCCGTGGCCAGAGGCGAGGCCGATCTGGGGCTTGTCATCCACGAGGGCCGATTCACGTATGAAAAACTTGGCCTGACCAAGGTGCTTGATCTTGGCCAGTGGTGGGAAGGCGAGTTTCATCTCCCCCTGCCCTTGGGAGCCATTGCCGTGCGGCGTGATATGCCTTTGCCCCTGGCCCGCCGCGTGCAGAGCGCCATTACGGGCAGCCTGGCCTATGCCAACGCGCATCCCGACACGTCGCGCGACTACATCAGATCCCACGCCCAGGAAATGGACGAAAACGTCACACGCGCGCACATCAAGACATTTGTGACGGATTTCAGCCTTGACCTTGGCGCTTCAGGCCGGACAGCCATTGAGCATCTTGTGGGTCGCGCTGCGGACATGGCGGGCAAAAAACTGCCTGCAGAGGGATTGTTTTTGCGATAA
- a CDS encoding MATE family efflux transporter, with the protein MLHKYFSLSEARRFYSIGLPIFIAQLSQTGMTFADTAIAGQYSAEHMAAVAVGSSVWVPIMLLGIGCLLALPPLSAQMVGSGRPEKAVHLLRQGLWLTLGLSVVLMSFFYVASWRMESFGLTPEMARISGGFLRAIMWGLPGFMLFVNLRSFLEGFARTRPAMIIGLVGLAINVPCNVMFVYGKFGMPELGGVGCGVATAISFWVMALCMLFYVWRDSCNTHLRPLFSPLWRKSAPAGDESDGVGNMPRFDGPLVWRILRIGTPGALALFFEVSLFALSAILLAPLGTVMVAGHQIALNFGSLAFMVPLSLCMTVTIRVGRCLGAQQIERAKLVARTGLILSVVFALAIAIFTVLFRHGIVRIYTDNPEVTALAVHLLLFQAAYQVVDGLQVTGIGVLRGYNDTRIISAICFIAYWVIGLPLGFVLARTNVLAPLMGAQGFWIAYIVALGFGALCYLLRVRFLHGLAPEAILLRVRR; encoded by the coding sequence ATGCTTCATAAATATTTTTCCTTGTCCGAAGCCCGGCGTTTTTACTCCATCGGCCTGCCTATTTTTATCGCCCAGCTTTCACAGACGGGCATGACCTTTGCCGATACCGCCATTGCGGGCCAGTACAGCGCGGAGCACATGGCGGCGGTGGCCGTTGGCAGCAGCGTATGGGTGCCCATCATGCTGCTCGGCATTGGCTGCCTGCTGGCTCTTCCCCCTTTGAGCGCCCAGATGGTGGGCTCTGGCAGGCCGGAAAAAGCGGTGCACCTACTGCGTCAGGGCTTGTGGCTGACCTTGGGCCTGAGCGTTGTGCTCATGAGCTTTTTTTATGTGGCTTCGTGGAGGATGGAATCTTTCGGGCTGACCCCGGAAATGGCGCGGATTTCAGGCGGTTTTTTGCGCGCCATCATGTGGGGACTGCCCGGTTTCATGCTTTTTGTAAATCTGCGCAGCTTTCTTGAAGGATTTGCGCGTACACGGCCTGCCATGATCATTGGGCTCGTGGGGCTGGCCATCAACGTGCCCTGCAACGTCATGTTTGTGTACGGCAAATTCGGCATGCCGGAACTGGGGGGCGTTGGCTGCGGCGTTGCCACGGCCATCAGTTTCTGGGTCATGGCCTTGTGCATGCTATTTTATGTCTGGCGGGATTCGTGCAATACCCATTTGCGGCCGCTTTTTTCTCCTCTCTGGCGCAAGAGCGCTCCGGCTGGGGACGAGAGCGATGGGGTGGGCAACATGCCGCGCTTTGACGGCCCGCTGGTCTGGAGGATTCTGCGCATCGGCACGCCCGGCGCGTTGGCCCTGTTTTTTGAGGTATCGCTTTTCGCGCTCAGCGCCATACTGCTGGCCCCGCTGGGCACGGTAATGGTGGCCGGGCATCAGATTGCGCTCAATTTTGGTTCTCTGGCCTTTATGGTGCCCCTGTCGCTTTGCATGACCGTCACCATTCGCGTGGGGCGCTGCCTTGGAGCGCAGCAGATCGAGCGGGCCAAACTGGTGGCGCGGACCGGCCTTATTCTCAGTGTGGTTTTTGCCCTTGCGATCGCTATCTTCACCGTGCTGTTCCGCCATGGCATCGTGCGTATCTATACAGATAACCCGGAAGTTACGGCGCTTGCCGTACATCTGCTGCTTTTTCAGGCGGCTTATCAGGTGGTGGACGGGCTTCAGGTCACGGGCATAGGCGTTTTGCGCGGCTATAACGACACGCGGATCATTTCCGCCATCTGCTTTATCGCATACTGGGTCATTGGGCTGCCATTGGGCTTTGTGCTGGCCCGCACCAACGTGCTGGCGCCGCTTATGGGGGCCCAGGGCTTCTGGATAGCCTACATTGTGGCCCTTGGTTTTGGCGCCCTGTGTTATCTTTTGCGGGTACGGTTTCTGCACGGCCTTGCGCCCGAAGCCATACTCCTGCGGGTGCGCAGGTAG
- a CDS encoding histidine kinase — protein sequence MTWPAALNILLLSESDSLASLDRRALRDAGANRVESMTSGIDAARMLAALDPVQATFMPDVVVCSQKLADMDGEQFCAILRLHPLLLDLPVLLILPNDSEVEQLKTLGCGASALLARPYSINVLKAHLDSLTASRPSLQQLQDAQRYTDTKSFDQALATYGILLKPVRQPEDYFRVGMQCLQQRQWNNAINAFQRALRGAVIQGHAELGMAVAWKGKGDMAQYRHYLGLAATTFVRARHWHQARTVYVGLLREDPDAKSPFLSEAFQMMRQGQYDEAAEVLSQGHDVTPRRQLTERIAQTCLGTDEPQHMLAELETSLGRTLGMAAGPLTEAIRSTLANLTRQQEERKRQEAVENQWLAARQAARQRENAEQAEESPNAAVSRQPAATGHSASQADGKPPRSADSTAAFKRQPGDNDAEILPVLLWGQDTTDFPQTAFGQEHAAPESASGVSRADGDTPLLEPLVAADNAHRLTDLLSVMKYTWKMARRRKE from the coding sequence ATGACCTGGCCAGCCGCTCTGAACATTCTTCTTCTTAGCGAAAGTGATTCGCTGGCCAGTCTTGACCGGCGCGCTCTGCGTGACGCCGGGGCCAACCGTGTGGAAAGCATGACGTCCGGTATAGACGCGGCCCGCATGCTGGCAGCTCTTGATCCTGTTCAGGCAACCTTTATGCCCGACGTCGTCGTCTGCTCGCAAAAACTGGCTGATATGGACGGCGAGCAGTTCTGCGCCATACTGCGCCTGCACCCTCTGCTTCTCGATTTGCCGGTTCTGCTCATCCTGCCCAACGACAGCGAGGTCGAGCAACTCAAAACTCTGGGCTGCGGCGCCAGCGCCTTGCTGGCGCGCCCATACTCCATCAACGTTCTCAAAGCCCATCTGGATTCCCTGACGGCCTCGCGCCCAAGCTTGCAGCAGCTTCAGGACGCCCAGCGCTATACCGACACCAAATCTTTTGACCAGGCGCTTGCCACCTACGGCATCCTGCTCAAGCCCGTGCGTCAGCCCGAGGACTATTTTCGTGTGGGTATGCAATGCTTGCAGCAGCGCCAATGGAATAACGCCATAAATGCCTTTCAGCGCGCCCTGAGGGGGGCGGTCATTCAGGGGCATGCGGAACTTGGTATGGCCGTCGCCTGGAAAGGCAAGGGCGACATGGCGCAGTATCGCCATTATCTCGGGCTGGCAGCCACAACCTTTGTGCGTGCCCGTCACTGGCACCAGGCGCGCACCGTATACGTCGGGCTGCTCCGGGAAGACCCGGACGCCAAAAGTCCTTTTCTGTCCGAAGCGTTTCAGATGATGCGCCAGGGACAGTACGACGAGGCCGCCGAGGTGCTCTCGCAAGGACATGATGTGACCCCACGGCGTCAATTGACCGAGCGCATAGCCCAGACCTGCCTTGGCACCGATGAGCCGCAGCATATGCTGGCCGAGCTCGAAACCAGTCTTGGCCGTACCCTGGGCATGGCGGCCGGGCCGTTGACCGAGGCCATCCGTTCGACGCTGGCCAATCTCACGCGGCAGCAGGAAGAAAGAAAACGTCAGGAAGCGGTTGAAAATCAATGGCTGGCAGCCCGTCAGGCAGCCCGCCAACGTGAAAATGCTGAACAGGCAGAAGAGTCGCCCAATGCCGCCGTTTCACGTCAACCAGCCGCAACGGGCCACAGCGCCAGCCAGGCAGACGGCAAGCCGCCCCGGAGCGCAGACAGCACCGCCGCGTTCAAAAGGCAACCCGGCGATAACGATGCAGAAATCCTGCCTGTCCTTTTATGGGGACAGGACACGACAGACTTTCCGCAAACGGCGTTTGGCCAAGAGCATGCCGCCCCGGAATCTGCCTCCGGCGTTTCACGCGCGGATGGCGATACGCCGCTCCTTGAACCTCTGGTCGCAGCTGACAACGCACACAGGCTTACCGATCTGCTGTCCGTGATGAAGTATACCTGGAAAATGGCCCGACGCCGCAAGGAATAA